From one Lycium barbarum isolate Lr01 chromosome 6, ASM1917538v2, whole genome shotgun sequence genomic stretch:
- the LOC132645581 gene encoding beta-amylase 7-like isoform X1, whose protein sequence is MASEMQRYDTNEDDEEMDVKEEDDEDDDDEEKNAAMHAMGGFDGGHGSSSNNRFQHHQQYQEQPTPGGSRRCRPLEEKERTKLRERQRRAITAKILAGLRRHGNYNLRVRADINDVIAALAREAGWVVLPDGTTFPPRSQPQGTGTAGGTPTTMVISSSSHIPTQHAPLASLKGMPSGFQNIADQSASQMKSVFVPSSPPYDSSSAARSQTSPLVADGREAQNDPFLVGSVDSIDKQVKWVVDIHTKLQERDFAGTPYIPVYVMLPLGVINMKSELVDADGLVKQLRVLKSINVDGVMVDCWWGIVEANVPQEYNWNGYKRLFQVVREHKLKIKVVMSFHECGGNIGDDACIPLPHWVSEIGRSNPDIYFTDRAGRRNPECLSWGIDKERVLRGRTAVEVYFDYMRSFRVEFDEFFEDGIISMVEVGLGPCGELRYPSNPVKHGWRYPGVGEFQCYDQYLLKSLRKAAEARGHSFWARGPDNAGSYISRPQETGFFCDGGDYDGYYGRFFLSWYSQVLVDHADRVLSLAKLAFDGTCIVAKLSGIHWWYKTASHAAELTAGFYNPSNRDGYVVIAAMLKKHGAALNFKCAEMSMLEQAVDFSEALGDPERLAWQVLNAAWDVSLPICSENALLCHDRGGYNCLLEKAKPLNDPDGKHIFAFTYLRLSPLLMDGQNYMEFERFVKRMHGEAVLEYQS, encoded by the exons ATGGCATCAGAGATGCAGAGATATGATACAAACGAAGATGACGAAGAGATGGATGtgaaagaagaagatgatgaggatgatgatgacgaAGAGAAGAATGCAGCCATGCATGCAATGGGGGGTTTTGATGGGGGACATGGATCTAGCAGCAATAATAGGTTTCAACACCATCAGCAATATCAGGAGCAACCAACCCCTGGGGGATCCCGTAGATGTAGGCCATTAGAAGAGAAGGAAAGAACAAAGCTTAGGGAGCGACAACGAAGAGCTATTACTGCAAAGATCTTGGCTGGACTCCGAAGGCACGGGAACTATAACCTTAGAGTTAGGGCTGATATCAATGATGTAATTGCTGCTTTGGCAAGGGAAGCAGGTTGGGTTGTTCTTCCAGATGGAACCACCTTTCCCCCAAGATCACAACCACAG GGCACAGGCACTGCTGGTGGGACACCCACCACAATGGTGATTTCATCATCTTCACATATACCTACACAACATGCTCCACTTGCTTCGTTGAAAGGCATGCCTTCTGGGTTTCAAAATATAGCCGATCAGAGCGCCTCTCAAATGAAAAGTGTCTTTGTACCTTCTTCACCGCCTTATGATTCATCCTCCGCTGCCCGATCGCAAACTTCACCCTTGGTGGCAGATGGACGAGAAGCACAAAATGACCCATTTCTTGTAGGATCTGTAGATTCAATTGACAAGCAGGTGAAATGG GTTGTTGACATACATACAAAGTTACAGGAGCGTGATTTTGCTGGGACACCCTACATTCCTGTTTATGTTATGCTACCT TTAGGAGTTATTAATATGAAGTCTGAGCTTGTTGATGCGGATGGTCTAGTGAAGCAACTGAGAGTGCTAAAGTCAATAAATGTTGATGGTGTGATGGTGGATTGTTGGTGGGGCATAGTAGAGGCAAATGTTCCACAGGAATATAACTGGAATGGATATAAAAGGCTTTTTCAAGTTGTGAGGGAGCATAAACTCAAAATAAAG GTTGTGATGTCTTTCCATGAATGTGGAGGTAACATTGGTGATGATGCTTGCATTCCACTACCTCACTGGGTATCCGAAATCGGTCGAAGCAATCCTGATATATATTTTACGGACAGAGCAGGACGACGGAACCCTGAATGTCTCTCGTGGGGAATTGACAAAGAGCGAGTTTTGAGAGGCCGCACTGCTGTAGAG GTCTATTTTGATTATATGAGAAGCTTTCGAGTTGAATTTGATGAGTTCTTTGAGGATGGTATTATTTCCATGGTTGAAGTTGGACTAGGCCCATGTGGGGAGCTAAGGTATCCCTCTAATCCTGTAAAGCATGGCTGGAGGTATCCCGGAGTTGGTGAATTCCag TGTTATGACCAGTATTTGCTGAAAAGCCTACGGAAGGCAGCTGAAGCAAGAGGACACTCATTCTGGGCACGAGGACCCGACAATGCTGGTTCCTACATTTCACGGCCACAAGAGACCGGATTTTTTTGTGACGGGGGTGATTATGATGGGTATTATGGTAGGTTTTTCCTCAGTTGGTACTCTCAAGTTCTGGTTGACCATGCAGATCGCGTGCTTTCTTTGGCCAAGTTAGCTTTTGATGGGACATGCATTGTTGCAAAG CTATCAGGAATTCATTGGTGGTATAAGACAGCTAGCCACGCTGCTGAATTAACAGCTGGGTTTTATAACCCGAGCAATCgagatggttatgttgtgatcGCGGCAATGCTGAAGAAGCATGGAGCTGCATTGAACTTCAAGTGTGCTGAAATGAGCATGTTAGAGCAGGCAGTGGACTTCTCTGAGGCTCTAGGTGATCCTGAAAGATTAGCCTGGCAA GTGCTGAATGCTGCTTGGGATGTTTCTCTGCCAATTTGCAGTGAAAATGCACTTCTGTGTCATGATAGAGGAGGCTACAATTGTTTACTGGAAAAAGCAAAACCCTTAAATGATCCGGACGGGAAGCATATTTTTGCTTTTACCTACCTTAGGCTCAGTCCCCTTCTCATGGACGGACAGAACTACATGGAATTTGAACGATTTGTTAAGCGAATGCATG GGGAAGCAGTCCTTGAGTACCAATCGTAG
- the LOC132645581 gene encoding beta-amylase 7-like isoform X2 gives MASEMQRYDTNEDDEEMDVKEEDDEDDDDEEKNAAMHAMGGFDGGHGSSSNNRFQHHQQYQEQPTPGGSRRCRPLEEKERTKLRERQRRAITAKILAGLRRHGNYNLRVRADINDVIAALAREAGWVVLPDGTTFPPRSQPQGTGTAGGTPTTMVISSSSHIPTQHAPLASLKGMPSGFQNIADQSASQMKSVFVPSSPPYDSSSAARSQTSPLVADGREAQNDPFLVGSVDSIDKQVVDIHTKLQERDFAGTPYIPVYVMLPLGVINMKSELVDADGLVKQLRVLKSINVDGVMVDCWWGIVEANVPQEYNWNGYKRLFQVVREHKLKIKVVMSFHECGGNIGDDACIPLPHWVSEIGRSNPDIYFTDRAGRRNPECLSWGIDKERVLRGRTAVEVYFDYMRSFRVEFDEFFEDGIISMVEVGLGPCGELRYPSNPVKHGWRYPGVGEFQCYDQYLLKSLRKAAEARGHSFWARGPDNAGSYISRPQETGFFCDGGDYDGYYGRFFLSWYSQVLVDHADRVLSLAKLAFDGTCIVAKLSGIHWWYKTASHAAELTAGFYNPSNRDGYVVIAAMLKKHGAALNFKCAEMSMLEQAVDFSEALGDPERLAWQVLNAAWDVSLPICSENALLCHDRGGYNCLLEKAKPLNDPDGKHIFAFTYLRLSPLLMDGQNYMEFERFVKRMHGEAVLEYQS, from the exons ATGGCATCAGAGATGCAGAGATATGATACAAACGAAGATGACGAAGAGATGGATGtgaaagaagaagatgatgaggatgatgatgacgaAGAGAAGAATGCAGCCATGCATGCAATGGGGGGTTTTGATGGGGGACATGGATCTAGCAGCAATAATAGGTTTCAACACCATCAGCAATATCAGGAGCAACCAACCCCTGGGGGATCCCGTAGATGTAGGCCATTAGAAGAGAAGGAAAGAACAAAGCTTAGGGAGCGACAACGAAGAGCTATTACTGCAAAGATCTTGGCTGGACTCCGAAGGCACGGGAACTATAACCTTAGAGTTAGGGCTGATATCAATGATGTAATTGCTGCTTTGGCAAGGGAAGCAGGTTGGGTTGTTCTTCCAGATGGAACCACCTTTCCCCCAAGATCACAACCACAG GGCACAGGCACTGCTGGTGGGACACCCACCACAATGGTGATTTCATCATCTTCACATATACCTACACAACATGCTCCACTTGCTTCGTTGAAAGGCATGCCTTCTGGGTTTCAAAATATAGCCGATCAGAGCGCCTCTCAAATGAAAAGTGTCTTTGTACCTTCTTCACCGCCTTATGATTCATCCTCCGCTGCCCGATCGCAAACTTCACCCTTGGTGGCAGATGGACGAGAAGCACAAAATGACCCATTTCTTGTAGGATCTGTAGATTCAATTGACAAGCAG GTTGTTGACATACATACAAAGTTACAGGAGCGTGATTTTGCTGGGACACCCTACATTCCTGTTTATGTTATGCTACCT TTAGGAGTTATTAATATGAAGTCTGAGCTTGTTGATGCGGATGGTCTAGTGAAGCAACTGAGAGTGCTAAAGTCAATAAATGTTGATGGTGTGATGGTGGATTGTTGGTGGGGCATAGTAGAGGCAAATGTTCCACAGGAATATAACTGGAATGGATATAAAAGGCTTTTTCAAGTTGTGAGGGAGCATAAACTCAAAATAAAG GTTGTGATGTCTTTCCATGAATGTGGAGGTAACATTGGTGATGATGCTTGCATTCCACTACCTCACTGGGTATCCGAAATCGGTCGAAGCAATCCTGATATATATTTTACGGACAGAGCAGGACGACGGAACCCTGAATGTCTCTCGTGGGGAATTGACAAAGAGCGAGTTTTGAGAGGCCGCACTGCTGTAGAG GTCTATTTTGATTATATGAGAAGCTTTCGAGTTGAATTTGATGAGTTCTTTGAGGATGGTATTATTTCCATGGTTGAAGTTGGACTAGGCCCATGTGGGGAGCTAAGGTATCCCTCTAATCCTGTAAAGCATGGCTGGAGGTATCCCGGAGTTGGTGAATTCCag TGTTATGACCAGTATTTGCTGAAAAGCCTACGGAAGGCAGCTGAAGCAAGAGGACACTCATTCTGGGCACGAGGACCCGACAATGCTGGTTCCTACATTTCACGGCCACAAGAGACCGGATTTTTTTGTGACGGGGGTGATTATGATGGGTATTATGGTAGGTTTTTCCTCAGTTGGTACTCTCAAGTTCTGGTTGACCATGCAGATCGCGTGCTTTCTTTGGCCAAGTTAGCTTTTGATGGGACATGCATTGTTGCAAAG CTATCAGGAATTCATTGGTGGTATAAGACAGCTAGCCACGCTGCTGAATTAACAGCTGGGTTTTATAACCCGAGCAATCgagatggttatgttgtgatcGCGGCAATGCTGAAGAAGCATGGAGCTGCATTGAACTTCAAGTGTGCTGAAATGAGCATGTTAGAGCAGGCAGTGGACTTCTCTGAGGCTCTAGGTGATCCTGAAAGATTAGCCTGGCAA GTGCTGAATGCTGCTTGGGATGTTTCTCTGCCAATTTGCAGTGAAAATGCACTTCTGTGTCATGATAGAGGAGGCTACAATTGTTTACTGGAAAAAGCAAAACCCTTAAATGATCCGGACGGGAAGCATATTTTTGCTTTTACCTACCTTAGGCTCAGTCCCCTTCTCATGGACGGACAGAACTACATGGAATTTGAACGATTTGTTAAGCGAATGCATG GGGAAGCAGTCCTTGAGTACCAATCGTAG
- the LOC132645581 gene encoding beta-amylase 7-like isoform X3: MASEMQRYDTNEDDEEMDVKEEDDEDDDDEEKNAAMHAMGGFDGGHGSSSNNRFQHHQQYQEQPTPGGSRRCRPLEEKERTKLRERQRRAITAKILAGLRRHGNYNLRVRADINDVIAALAREAGWVVLPDGTTFPPRSQPQGTGTAGGTPTTMVISSSSHIPTQHAPLASLKGMPSGFQNIADQSASQMKSVFVPSSPPYDSSSAARSQTSPLVADGREAQNDPFLVGSVDSIDKQVKWVVDIHTKLQERDFAGTPYIPVYVMLPLGVINMKSELVDADGLVKQLRVLKSINVDGVMVDCWWGIVEANVPQEYNWNGYKRLFQVVREHKLKIKVVMSFHECGGNIGDDACIPLPHWVSEIGRSNPDIYFTDRAGRRNPECLSWGIDKERVLRGRTAVEVYFDYMRSFRVEFDEFFEDGIISMVEVGLGPCGELRYPSNPVKHGWRYPGVGEFQCYDQYLLKSLRKAAEARGHSFWARGPDNAGSYISRPQETGFFCDGGDYDGYYGRFFLSWYSQVLVDHADRVLSLAKLAFDGTCIVAKEFIGGIRQLATLLN; the protein is encoded by the exons ATGGCATCAGAGATGCAGAGATATGATACAAACGAAGATGACGAAGAGATGGATGtgaaagaagaagatgatgaggatgatgatgacgaAGAGAAGAATGCAGCCATGCATGCAATGGGGGGTTTTGATGGGGGACATGGATCTAGCAGCAATAATAGGTTTCAACACCATCAGCAATATCAGGAGCAACCAACCCCTGGGGGATCCCGTAGATGTAGGCCATTAGAAGAGAAGGAAAGAACAAAGCTTAGGGAGCGACAACGAAGAGCTATTACTGCAAAGATCTTGGCTGGACTCCGAAGGCACGGGAACTATAACCTTAGAGTTAGGGCTGATATCAATGATGTAATTGCTGCTTTGGCAAGGGAAGCAGGTTGGGTTGTTCTTCCAGATGGAACCACCTTTCCCCCAAGATCACAACCACAG GGCACAGGCACTGCTGGTGGGACACCCACCACAATGGTGATTTCATCATCTTCACATATACCTACACAACATGCTCCACTTGCTTCGTTGAAAGGCATGCCTTCTGGGTTTCAAAATATAGCCGATCAGAGCGCCTCTCAAATGAAAAGTGTCTTTGTACCTTCTTCACCGCCTTATGATTCATCCTCCGCTGCCCGATCGCAAACTTCACCCTTGGTGGCAGATGGACGAGAAGCACAAAATGACCCATTTCTTGTAGGATCTGTAGATTCAATTGACAAGCAGGTGAAATGG GTTGTTGACATACATACAAAGTTACAGGAGCGTGATTTTGCTGGGACACCCTACATTCCTGTTTATGTTATGCTACCT TTAGGAGTTATTAATATGAAGTCTGAGCTTGTTGATGCGGATGGTCTAGTGAAGCAACTGAGAGTGCTAAAGTCAATAAATGTTGATGGTGTGATGGTGGATTGTTGGTGGGGCATAGTAGAGGCAAATGTTCCACAGGAATATAACTGGAATGGATATAAAAGGCTTTTTCAAGTTGTGAGGGAGCATAAACTCAAAATAAAG GTTGTGATGTCTTTCCATGAATGTGGAGGTAACATTGGTGATGATGCTTGCATTCCACTACCTCACTGGGTATCCGAAATCGGTCGAAGCAATCCTGATATATATTTTACGGACAGAGCAGGACGACGGAACCCTGAATGTCTCTCGTGGGGAATTGACAAAGAGCGAGTTTTGAGAGGCCGCACTGCTGTAGAG GTCTATTTTGATTATATGAGAAGCTTTCGAGTTGAATTTGATGAGTTCTTTGAGGATGGTATTATTTCCATGGTTGAAGTTGGACTAGGCCCATGTGGGGAGCTAAGGTATCCCTCTAATCCTGTAAAGCATGGCTGGAGGTATCCCGGAGTTGGTGAATTCCag TGTTATGACCAGTATTTGCTGAAAAGCCTACGGAAGGCAGCTGAAGCAAGAGGACACTCATTCTGGGCACGAGGACCCGACAATGCTGGTTCCTACATTTCACGGCCACAAGAGACCGGATTTTTTTGTGACGGGGGTGATTATGATGGGTATTATGGTAGGTTTTTCCTCAGTTGGTACTCTCAAGTTCTGGTTGACCATGCAGATCGCGTGCTTTCTTTGGCCAAGTTAGCTTTTGATGGGACATGCATTGTTGCAAAG GAATTCATTGGTGGTATAAGACAGCTAGCCACGCTGCTGAATTAA
- the LOC132645583 gene encoding uncharacterized protein LOC132645583 isoform X2, with translation MSFACCVPIVECVYCLACVRWVWKKFLYTAGRESENWGLATVSEFEPVPRFCRYIIAIYEDDIRNPIWTPPGGYGVDPDWVILKKSHEDTQGIVSPYLIYVDHQNADIVVAIRGLNLAKESDFLVLLDDKLGQAEFDGGYVHNGLLKAAEWVWAAESQVLKELVERYPDYTLTFAGHSLGAGVVTILTMLTVKNREKLGLLDRKRIRCYAIAPARCVSLNLAVRYADIINSIVLQDDFLPRTTVALDNAFKSLFCFPCLMCMLCLKDTFTMEEKMLKDPRRLYAAGRLYHIIVRKPFSFANIRPIVRTAIPVDGRFEHIVLSCNMTSDHAINRILTESQRTIDQRMERQSSLAKEHMEEHKAALQRAVALDVPQAYSPSAYGTFSDIEEGPDFGKPGESSVAFSKKRRESWDDLAGRLFLHR, from the exons ATGTCATTTGCCTGTTGTGTTCCAATTGTTGAATGTGTATACTGCTTAGCTTGTGTACGTTGGGTGTGGAAGAAGTTCCTTTATACTGCTGGCCGTGAAAGTGAAAACTGGGGGCTTGCAACTGTTAGTGAGTTTGAGCCTGTACCGAGGTTTTGTCGATATATTATAGCGATATATGAGGATGATATTAGAAACCCCATATGGACTCCACCTGGAGGATATGGTGTGGATCCAGATTGGGTTATTTTAAAGAAAAGTCATGAAGATACTCAAGGGATTGTATCTCCTTATTTGATCTATGTTGATCATCAGAATGCTGATATAGTTGTAGCAATTAGGGGTCTTAATTTGGCTAAGGAAAGTGATTTTTTGGTCCTACTTGACGATAAACTTGGGCAAGCAGAATTCGATGGGGGTTATGTTCATAATGGTCTACTGAAGGCAGCTGAATGGGTTTGGGCAGCAGAATCACAAGTTTTAAAGGAGTTAGTGGAGAGGTATCCAGATTATACGTTGACATTTGCTGGGCATTCTTTAGGGGCAGGGGTGGTAACGATATTGACAATgttgactgtgaagaacagagaAAAGTTGGGGTTGTTAGACAGAAAAAGGATCAGATGCTATGCAATTGCTCCTGCAAGGTGTGTTTCACTGAATTTGGCTGTGAGATACGCGGACATCATAAACTCTATTGTACTTCAG GATGATTTCTTACCTCGGACCACTGTGGCACTGGACAATGCTTTCAAGTCACTTTTCTG TTTCCCATGCTTGATGTGCATGCTGTGCCTGAAGGATACATTCACCATGGAGGAGAAGATGCTAAAAGATCCAAGACGCCTTTATGCTGCAGGTCGTCTTTATCATATTATTGTCAGGAAGCCCTTCAG CTTTGCTAACATTAGACCCATTGTGAGGACTGCTATACCTGTTGATGGACGGTTTGAGCACATAGTTCTTTCATGCAACATGACATCTGATCATGCCATTAACAGGATATTGACAGAATCACAAAGAACAATTGAT CAGAGAATGGAGCGACAGTCGTCTCTTGCTAAGGAGCACATGGAAGAACACAAGGCTGCATTGCAGAGAGCAGTTGCACTGGATGTTCCCCAAGCATATTCTCCTTCTGCATATGGAACTTTCAGCGACATAGAGGAAGGGCCGGATTTTGGAAAACCAGGGGAGTCCTCTGTCGCATTTTCCAAAAAGAGGAGAGAAAGCTGGGATGATTTGGCAGGACGTCTTTTTTTACACAGATGA
- the LOC132645583 gene encoding uncharacterized protein LOC132645583 isoform X1: protein MSFACCVPIVECVYCLACVRWVWKKFLYTAGRESENWGLATVSEFEPVPRFCRYIIAIYEDDIRNPIWTPPGGYGVDPDWVILKKSHEDTQGIVSPYLIYVDHQNADIVVAIRGLNLAKESDFLVLLDDKLGQAEFDGGYVHNGLLKAAEWVWAAESQVLKELVERYPDYTLTFAGHSLGAGVVTILTMLTVKNREKLGLLDRKRIRCYAIAPARCVSLNLAVRYADIINSIVLQDDFLPRTTVALDNAFKSLFCFPCLMCMLCLKDTFTMEEKMLKDPRRLYAAGRLYHIIVRKPFSFANIRPIVRTAIPVDGRFEHIVLSCNMTSDHAINRILTESQRTIDLMLERHQITESVNIPVQQRMERQSSLAKEHMEEHKAALQRAVALDVPQAYSPSAYGTFSDIEEGPDFGKPGESSVAFSKKRRESWDDLAGRLFLHR, encoded by the exons ATGTCATTTGCCTGTTGTGTTCCAATTGTTGAATGTGTATACTGCTTAGCTTGTGTACGTTGGGTGTGGAAGAAGTTCCTTTATACTGCTGGCCGTGAAAGTGAAAACTGGGGGCTTGCAACTGTTAGTGAGTTTGAGCCTGTACCGAGGTTTTGTCGATATATTATAGCGATATATGAGGATGATATTAGAAACCCCATATGGACTCCACCTGGAGGATATGGTGTGGATCCAGATTGGGTTATTTTAAAGAAAAGTCATGAAGATACTCAAGGGATTGTATCTCCTTATTTGATCTATGTTGATCATCAGAATGCTGATATAGTTGTAGCAATTAGGGGTCTTAATTTGGCTAAGGAAAGTGATTTTTTGGTCCTACTTGACGATAAACTTGGGCAAGCAGAATTCGATGGGGGTTATGTTCATAATGGTCTACTGAAGGCAGCTGAATGGGTTTGGGCAGCAGAATCACAAGTTTTAAAGGAGTTAGTGGAGAGGTATCCAGATTATACGTTGACATTTGCTGGGCATTCTTTAGGGGCAGGGGTGGTAACGATATTGACAATgttgactgtgaagaacagagaAAAGTTGGGGTTGTTAGACAGAAAAAGGATCAGATGCTATGCAATTGCTCCTGCAAGGTGTGTTTCACTGAATTTGGCTGTGAGATACGCGGACATCATAAACTCTATTGTACTTCAG GATGATTTCTTACCTCGGACCACTGTGGCACTGGACAATGCTTTCAAGTCACTTTTCTG TTTCCCATGCTTGATGTGCATGCTGTGCCTGAAGGATACATTCACCATGGAGGAGAAGATGCTAAAAGATCCAAGACGCCTTTATGCTGCAGGTCGTCTTTATCATATTATTGTCAGGAAGCCCTTCAG CTTTGCTAACATTAGACCCATTGTGAGGACTGCTATACCTGTTGATGGACGGTTTGAGCACATAGTTCTTTCATGCAACATGACATCTGATCATGCCATTAACAGGATATTGACAGAATCACAAAGAACAATTGAT TTGATGTTGGAGAGGCATCAAATCACAGAATCTGTGAATATCCCTGTGCAGCAGAGAATGGAGCGACAGTCGTCTCTTGCTAAGGAGCACATGGAAGAACACAAGGCTGCATTGCAGAGAGCAGTTGCACTGGATGTTCCCCAAGCATATTCTCCTTCTGCATATGGAACTTTCAGCGACATAGAGGAAGGGCCGGATTTTGGAAAACCAGGGGAGTCCTCTGTCGCATTTTCCAAAAAGAGGAGAGAAAGCTGGGATGATTTGGCAGGACGTCTTTTTTTACACAGATGA